One genomic segment of Hydrocarboniclastica marina includes these proteins:
- the xthA gene encoding exodeoxyribonuclease III, with protein sequence MRVVTFNVNGIRARLHQLRQLIAEYNPDVIGLQETKVPDDQFPREEVEQLGYHVSFHGQKSHYGVALMSREKPLSIQCGYEHDEDDAQKRFIVGEFACGDGKITIANGYFPQGESRDHPIKFPAKAKFYGDLIYWLERNNREDSPLILMGDLNISPTDQDIGIGEDNAKRWLRTGKCSFLPEEREWLRHVTDQGLMDVYRKLHPEVSDRFSWFDYRSRGFEREPKRGLRIDLILANAMLADKASASGIAYDIRGMERPSDHCPVWADFEVSR encoded by the coding sequence ATGCGAGTAGTCACTTTCAACGTAAACGGAATTCGCGCCCGGCTTCATCAACTCCGCCAGCTTATAGCGGAGTACAATCCCGACGTCATAGGCCTGCAGGAAACCAAAGTCCCGGACGACCAGTTTCCGCGCGAGGAGGTGGAACAACTGGGCTATCACGTCAGCTTCCACGGGCAGAAGTCACACTATGGCGTTGCACTCATGTCCCGGGAGAAGCCCCTCTCGATCCAATGCGGATACGAACATGACGAAGATGACGCCCAGAAGCGTTTTATCGTAGGTGAGTTTGCCTGCGGTGACGGCAAGATCACCATCGCCAACGGTTACTTTCCGCAAGGCGAAAGCCGCGATCACCCCATCAAGTTTCCAGCGAAGGCCAAGTTCTACGGAGATCTCATCTACTGGCTGGAACGGAACAATCGCGAGGATTCGCCACTGATCCTCATGGGCGATCTGAATATTTCGCCAACGGATCAGGATATTGGTATTGGTGAAGATAATGCCAAGCGCTGGCTGCGCACCGGCAAGTGCAGTTTCTTGCCTGAGGAGCGCGAATGGCTTCGGCATGTGACGGACCAGGGATTGATGGATGTATACCGGAAACTGCACCCGGAGGTCAGCGACCGGTTCAGCTGGTTCGATTACCGTAGCAGAGGGTTTGAGAGAGAGCCCAAGCGAGGCCTTCGGATTGATCTGATTCTGGCCAACGCAATGCTGGCCGATAAGGCGAGTGCGAGTGGTATCGCCTACGACATCCGTGGCATGGAGCGCCCGTCGGACCATTGCCCTGTCTGGGCAGATTTCGAGGTCTCACGGTAG
- a CDS encoding TetR/AcrR family transcriptional regulator: MKMKTRERILHASLALFNEFGESNVTTLQIADELNISPGNLYYHFRSKSDIVRELFGWYEAQINHLLEVPEVEISIEDQWLFLHLIFENIAEYRFIYQDLINVLSRYETLRAPFRRILKHKRLASRTICNSLREQALLKATDAEIEGLCEQITLTTTYWLSFEMLAHLEEKDAVDLGRGVYQVMFLLAPYLREDERRQLETLGQSYLN; the protein is encoded by the coding sequence ATGAAAATGAAAACGCGTGAACGGATACTGCACGCCAGCCTGGCGCTCTTCAATGAATTTGGCGAGTCCAATGTGACGACCCTGCAGATCGCTGATGAACTCAATATAAGCCCGGGTAACCTCTACTATCATTTTCGCAGCAAGTCCGACATCGTCCGCGAGCTATTTGGCTGGTATGAGGCTCAGATAAATCACCTTCTGGAAGTGCCTGAAGTCGAGATCTCAATCGAGGACCAATGGCTTTTCCTACATCTGATTTTCGAGAACATCGCTGAATACCGGTTTATCTACCAGGACCTCATCAATGTCCTGTCACGCTACGAAACCTTGCGTGCGCCTTTCCGCCGCATTCTGAAGCACAAACGGCTGGCGTCCCGCACGATCTGTAACAGCCTGCGTGAGCAGGCGCTCCTCAAGGCCACTGACGCTGAAATAGAGGGACTCTGCGAACAGATTACGCTGACGACCACTTATTGGCTGAGCTTTGAAATGCTGGCGCATCTGGAGGAAAAGGACGCGGTAGATCTGGGCCGGGGGGTTTATCAAGTCATGTTTCTGCTTGCGCCTTACCTTCGCGAAGATGAACGAAGACAGTTGGAGACACTGGGCCAGAGCTACCTGAACTGA
- a CDS encoding phasin family protein: MSKKPEDNQAPVPTNAEEETPVQMADRIKGSARQIWLAGLGAYTKAEEDTGKFFERLVREGEEIETRTRGAVGRQVRAVEDRVGEVKHRATESWDRLESVFDQRVSKALGRLGIPSRREIRELEARVSELEAALEQRRKNGE; this comes from the coding sequence ATGAGCAAGAAGCCCGAAGACAACCAGGCCCCCGTCCCGACCAATGCGGAGGAGGAGACACCTGTGCAGATGGCTGATCGCATTAAAGGCTCGGCCCGGCAGATCTGGCTCGCGGGCCTGGGCGCCTACACCAAAGCCGAAGAGGATACCGGAAAGTTTTTTGAGCGCCTGGTTCGGGAAGGCGAGGAAATCGAAACGCGCACCCGCGGTGCGGTAGGTCGTCAGGTCAGGGCAGTGGAAGACCGCGTGGGAGAGGTCAAACATCGTGCGACCGAGTCCTGGGACCGGTTGGAAAGCGTTTTCGACCAGCGGGTTTCGAAGGCGCTTGGCCGGCTCGGCATTCCGTCCCGGCGGGAGATCCGAGAGCTGGAAGCGCGCGTTTCTGAGCTGGAAGCCGCGCTGGAACAACGGCGCAAGAATGGAGAATAA
- a CDS encoding lysophospholipid acyltransferase family protein, with product MRLRKYIESKLTPRELENKVNQIHKPVGSLGYDPWGYNTESLGFGLTLTRFLYDKYFRVETTGVENIPSHGPVMIIGNHSGQLPLDGMLIGYAIATREHAPRFPRCMIERFFPTVPYVGNYLNELGGVLGDPVNCAKMLANDEAIIVFPEGVRGSGKLYRDRYQLKRFGNGFMHLAMQNNATIVPVGVVGCEETIPAFANISPLARRLGLPYVPLAAPVVLPAKVYLNFGEPMHFPYDDISEEEVTGRVEQVKRSISELINQGLSKRKRLF from the coding sequence ATGCGGCTCAGAAAGTACATCGAGAGCAAATTGACTCCCAGGGAGCTTGAGAACAAAGTAAACCAGATCCACAAGCCGGTCGGCAGCCTGGGTTACGATCCGTGGGGATATAACACAGAATCCCTTGGATTCGGGCTGACTTTGACCCGTTTTCTCTACGACAAATACTTTCGCGTAGAAACTACCGGTGTGGAGAACATCCCGAGCCATGGCCCGGTGATGATTATCGGCAACCACAGTGGCCAGCTTCCTCTCGACGGCATGTTGATTGGCTACGCGATCGCAACCCGCGAGCACGCGCCACGCTTCCCCAGGTGCATGATCGAACGGTTTTTCCCGACCGTTCCTTACGTTGGCAATTACCTTAATGAACTCGGCGGGGTACTCGGCGACCCTGTCAACTGCGCAAAGATGTTGGCGAACGACGAGGCGATTATTGTTTTTCCGGAAGGCGTCCGGGGTTCAGGCAAACTCTACCGAGATCGCTATCAGCTGAAACGCTTCGGTAATGGATTCATGCATCTGGCCATGCAGAATAACGCGACCATAGTGCCTGTTGGCGTAGTTGGCTGCGAAGAGACAATACCTGCGTTTGCCAATATTTCCCCGCTAGCGCGCAGGCTGGGTCTACCTTATGTGCCTCTGGCGGCCCCTGTCGTGCTGCCCGCGAAGGTCTACCTGAATTTCGGCGAGCCGATGCACTTCCCGTACGACGACATTTCAGAAGAAGAAGTCACCGGCCGGGTCGAACAGGTCAAGCGGTCCATCAGTGAGCTGATCAATCAAGGGCTCAGCAAGCGCAAAAGGCTTTTCTAA
- a CDS encoding SDR family oxidoreductase produces the protein MKPAILVTGAAGALAKQVIERLRHDNQVVAVDFRQQVDLGEGIPSYRIDFNKRVFEDLFKKYHFESVIHLGRILSSQETRMSRYNANVLGTQKLLDLSNKYGIKKVQVLSSYHVYGANAYNPALIDESAPLKGANLTMDLVDSVELENLAIIYLWRYPNLNICILRPCNIVGPGVRNSISSLLSSQFAPALAGFSPMMQFIHIDDMADAIVLANKKNESGVYNVAPQDWVAYQEALRLCGCKILPLPSIPPFFPKLITRWINARSFPPYLLEYFKYPVVIDGRTFEKKFNFTPKRSLQEIFRFYRENKHPV, from the coding sequence ATGAAACCAGCAATACTGGTCACGGGCGCAGCGGGCGCCCTGGCCAAACAGGTCATTGAACGGCTACGCCACGACAATCAGGTGGTCGCGGTCGACTTCCGGCAGCAGGTGGACCTCGGTGAGGGTATTCCAAGCTACCGCATCGACTTCAACAAACGGGTTTTTGAAGACCTCTTCAAGAAATACCATTTCGAGTCAGTGATTCATCTCGGGAGGATCCTATCAAGTCAGGAGACCCGAATGAGCCGCTACAACGCCAACGTCCTGGGTACGCAGAAGCTTCTCGACCTGAGCAACAAATACGGGATTAAAAAAGTTCAGGTACTCTCCAGCTACCACGTTTACGGAGCCAACGCATACAACCCCGCGCTTATCGATGAGAGCGCGCCGCTCAAGGGCGCGAATCTGACGATGGATCTGGTCGACAGTGTGGAACTCGAGAACCTCGCGATCATCTATCTCTGGCGCTACCCCAATCTGAACATCTGTATCCTGCGCCCCTGCAATATTGTTGGCCCAGGAGTACGAAACTCCATAAGCTCCCTGCTCAGCAGCCAGTTTGCGCCCGCGCTGGCAGGCTTCTCGCCCATGATGCAATTCATCCACATCGATGACATGGCGGATGCTATCGTGCTGGCCAACAAAAAGAACGAATCCGGCGTCTACAACGTTGCGCCACAGGATTGGGTCGCGTACCAGGAAGCGTTGCGGCTCTGTGGCTGTAAGATCCTTCCCTTGCCCTCTATTCCACCCTTTTTTCCCAAGCTCATCACCCGTTGGATCAATGCACGCAGTTTTCCGCCTTATCTGCTCGAATATTTCAAGTACCCGGTCGTTATCGACGGGCGTACCTTCGAGAAGAAATTCAACTTCACGCCGAAGCGATCCTTGCAGGAAATTTTCAGGTTCTACCGGGAAAACAAACACCCCGTCTAG
- a CDS encoding ABC transporter ATP-binding protein yields MTVSIIKASGLTRAVPDTSQRRRGRVQPGGKDPAGDCAHPVLAGMDLTVTQGESVAIVGPSGTGKTTLLNILNGLLQPDAGKLEVFGRDTATLGANGWARWRRNHIATVFQDANLIPTLSLGRNVAFRSALAGCPDVEGERAIMDALGIGRLMDRYPDEVSGGERQRGAIAAAFAMKPRLLLADEPTGSLDEASSQRVAELLFGGIRERQLTAVIATHNLEFARQCDRVLQLSGGRLRPVSDRDAPPT; encoded by the coding sequence ATGACAGTCTCCATCATAAAAGCATCTGGTTTGACGCGAGCGGTCCCGGATACCAGCCAGAGACGACGTGGCCGGGTGCAGCCTGGCGGAAAAGACCCTGCCGGTGACTGCGCGCATCCTGTACTCGCCGGCATGGACTTGACGGTCACCCAAGGCGAATCCGTCGCGATAGTGGGTCCGTCCGGCACGGGGAAAACTACGCTGCTGAATATTCTAAACGGCCTGCTGCAGCCAGATGCCGGCAAGCTGGAGGTATTCGGCCGTGACACCGCCACACTCGGTGCCAATGGCTGGGCGCGCTGGCGGCGCAATCATATCGCCACGGTATTTCAGGATGCCAATCTGATACCCACACTGTCGCTTGGCCGGAATGTAGCGTTCCGCTCAGCGCTTGCCGGTTGCCCCGATGTCGAGGGCGAGCGTGCCATTATGGATGCCCTCGGTATTGGCAGGCTCATGGACCGTTACCCGGACGAGGTGTCTGGAGGGGAACGTCAACGCGGTGCTATTGCAGCTGCGTTCGCAATGAAGCCACGCCTGCTGCTTGCCGACGAGCCCACCGGCAGCCTCGATGAAGCCAGTTCACAGCGTGTGGCGGAATTGCTGTTCGGGGGGATACGCGAGCGCCAGCTAACGGCAGTTATCGCCACCCACAATCTTGAGTTCGCCCGCCAATGTGATCGGGTCCTGCAACTGTCCGGCGGGCGCTTGCGACCGGTATCCGACAGGGATGCGCCGCCGACATGA
- a CDS encoding lipocalin-like domain-containing protein: protein MIQLQGISAIATAFASHYRRNPLQFLSLILITALAVALWASVHILTDQARSSFAQSEAAVAPVVEIQRTDGAAVTEKDFGALRQAGVCVTPRLTIKVPVEPELTLIGIDPLSSGCAGAALGNSGAGINLSALGQPRLWGNVSALDRWRQSGLALDDTQLEPAPDLPAQTLLGDIGVVARHQFAGSVQLQLVTGTLAQTDLPPGYRELLVEHGVSSDELAESFLFNLDALALLAMLVAALLIRSVYVFGLSQRQPTLMVLERSGVPRTYIVLCLGIELAVIGIVGATAGLFSGSQLARIFSGGLRETLGGLFDVVARDFVLPGPELWVTALVLILGVMLWACGDLVWRKNHSLGVTSSTFPQRARSLTGSRTVILLIMSLLVGAAFLGLADNLWQLYAGVTLVLCALAVILPHVIVILLRWLERRAVTPLAEWSFSEMQALTREMAVPLIALAFSIAAAIGVHSMVTSFGTTFSTWLEQRLQGDIYLTPSLTQGRSLTRQMDEWTSRLEAIPGVYSVSPRVYGRGLAEKSPVDVIVLDAHSAGLGSGSIIASVRDPLRSLAEGDGVMVNEQLARRLKLAIGDRIALQLGRKHLRPQVLAVYADYGRPAGEAMLTVSQLGPALNQLPQRSLGYSLAVNNVEESLIALEAAELPGEFSFRDQAEVRQLAEQAFARTFRLTGTLISLTLLLSAVGLLLIGLATFRIRRSLYTLLHVFGLTLSQVQGRLIIHSAGLAFLLAVLAVPVGIFLAWLLVARVNPLAFGWALPFQVYPLFWLKLVLVATLIGAFVGWVTGGFIRRGQLPASLLLLLLSPMVVSVAGCDLVNDTQPDDGFASLGSASDGFSQPHPGLTIMLPGDMGAHPDFRLEWWYLTANLTAEDGRRFGAQWTLFRQSLSPPEPSAPGQSNPGPLHDGSVTPWKSPAVWMAHAALSSPEKHAFAEKLARGGTAQAGAETDPVRLWLDDWQLRETAPGVFAVNAGDDGFQYWLEVTLREPPTDAMVLHGSNGFSAKSQEGQGSMYFSFVDMAVRGRIQFGAEMLEVTGTAWLDREWSSQLLGRSQKGWDWFSMHLDDNSELMVFQLRGSPVFQSGTLIQADGTVIPLSPAQIELLPNETRETETGEVPAEWLIQIPDYGLDLTVNSWPGEYWNRGLVPYWEGPIDVSGSHTGEGFLEMTGYSSAKD, encoded by the coding sequence ATGATCCAGCTGCAAGGGATCAGCGCTATCGCCACTGCGTTTGCCAGCCATTACCGGCGCAACCCCTTGCAGTTCCTGAGCCTTATCCTGATCACCGCGCTGGCAGTCGCGCTCTGGGCCAGCGTTCACATACTTACCGACCAGGCCCGCAGCAGCTTTGCCCAGTCCGAGGCGGCGGTTGCGCCTGTTGTCGAGATCCAGCGAACGGACGGCGCGGCCGTGACAGAGAAAGACTTCGGAGCGCTGCGGCAGGCCGGCGTATGTGTCACCCCGCGCCTGACTATCAAAGTACCTGTCGAACCCGAGCTCACGCTGATAGGTATCGACCCCCTCTCCTCCGGTTGCGCCGGAGCGGCCCTCGGTAATAGCGGCGCTGGCATTAATCTCAGCGCTCTCGGTCAGCCCCGATTGTGGGGCAATGTCAGCGCGCTGGATCGCTGGCGCCAGAGCGGCCTTGCCCTGGATGACACCCAACTGGAGCCTGCACCCGACCTTCCCGCCCAGACTCTGCTCGGGGATATCGGTGTCGTCGCACGTCATCAGTTCGCCGGCAGTGTTCAGCTGCAGTTGGTGACCGGCACCCTTGCACAAACCGACCTGCCGCCGGGCTATCGGGAGCTGTTGGTCGAACATGGCGTAAGTTCAGACGAGTTGGCAGAGAGTTTTCTGTTCAACCTGGATGCACTGGCGCTCCTGGCCATGCTCGTTGCTGCGCTCCTTATTCGCAGCGTCTACGTATTTGGGCTGAGCCAGCGTCAGCCGACCCTTATGGTTCTTGAACGTAGCGGCGTTCCGCGTACCTACATTGTGCTCTGTCTGGGTATCGAGCTTGCTGTGATAGGCATCGTCGGCGCAACGGCGGGGCTGTTCTCCGGGAGTCAGCTGGCGCGCATCTTCTCAGGCGGTTTGAGAGAGACCCTCGGCGGGCTTTTTGATGTCGTTGCCCGGGATTTCGTCTTGCCTGGCCCGGAGCTCTGGGTGACGGCACTCGTGCTGATTCTGGGCGTGATGCTCTGGGCTTGCGGCGACCTTGTCTGGCGAAAGAACCACAGCCTCGGAGTGACGTCCTCCACCTTTCCACAAAGGGCCAGGTCCCTGACGGGTTCACGGACCGTAATCCTGTTAATAATGAGCCTGCTGGTCGGCGCGGCGTTCCTGGGGCTAGCGGACAATCTTTGGCAGTTGTACGCCGGCGTTACCCTCGTGTTGTGCGCGCTTGCTGTAATTCTGCCGCACGTCATCGTCATCTTGCTGAGGTGGCTCGAACGGCGGGCCGTGACGCCCCTTGCGGAATGGTCATTCAGCGAAATGCAGGCACTGACCCGTGAAATGGCAGTACCACTGATTGCGCTGGCGTTTTCAATCGCAGCAGCGATCGGCGTGCACAGCATGGTCACCAGCTTCGGAACCACGTTCTCGACCTGGCTGGAGCAGCGACTGCAGGGCGACATCTACCTGACCCCGAGCCTCACACAGGGGCGTTCCCTCACAAGACAGATGGATGAATGGACGTCTCGCCTTGAAGCCATCCCAGGCGTTTATAGCGTCAGTCCACGGGTCTACGGTCGGGGGCTGGCCGAAAAATCTCCCGTTGACGTTATCGTGCTCGACGCCCACTCAGCAGGACTGGGCAGCGGGTCAATCATAGCCAGTGTCCGGGATCCCTTGCGATCCCTGGCCGAGGGCGATGGCGTTATGGTCAATGAACAGCTCGCACGCAGACTGAAGCTGGCGATTGGCGACAGGATTGCTTTGCAGCTGGGCCGAAAACACCTTAGGCCTCAGGTGCTGGCTGTGTACGCCGACTACGGCAGGCCCGCGGGCGAAGCAATGTTGACCGTCAGCCAACTCGGGCCGGCGCTGAACCAGCTCCCTCAGCGGAGTCTCGGTTATAGCCTGGCAGTCAATAATGTTGAGGAAAGCCTTATCGCGCTTGAGGCAGCCGAGCTGCCCGGAGAATTTTCGTTCCGCGACCAGGCCGAGGTCCGCCAATTGGCCGAGCAGGCATTTGCGCGAACATTTCGTCTTACCGGGACGCTTATATCACTGACCTTACTGTTGTCCGCCGTCGGATTGCTGCTGATTGGCCTTGCAACCTTCCGCATCCGACGGTCGCTTTACACCCTGCTCCATGTGTTCGGGCTTACGCTGTCCCAGGTACAGGGGCGGTTGATAATCCACTCGGCAGGGCTAGCTTTTCTGCTGGCAGTGTTGGCCGTCCCCGTGGGTATATTCCTGGCCTGGCTACTGGTTGCGCGGGTGAATCCTCTGGCGTTTGGCTGGGCGCTGCCTTTTCAAGTTTACCCGTTGTTCTGGCTCAAGCTGGTCCTCGTGGCCACGCTGATCGGCGCTTTTGTGGGCTGGGTTACAGGTGGCTTTATCAGACGCGGTCAATTGCCCGCCTCTCTGCTCCTGCTGCTACTGTCACCGATGGTCGTCTCGGTAGCGGGTTGTGACCTGGTGAATGATACACAGCCTGATGACGGCTTTGCGTCCCTCGGGAGCGCAAGCGATGGCTTCTCCCAGCCCCACCCTGGTTTGACCATCATGCTTCCCGGAGACATGGGCGCTCACCCGGATTTCCGTCTGGAATGGTGGTACCTCACCGCTAACCTCACAGCAGAGGACGGTCGTCGCTTTGGCGCCCAGTGGACCCTGTTTCGGCAAAGCCTGTCTCCGCCTGAACCGAGCGCGCCCGGCCAAAGCAACCCGGGCCCGCTGCACGACGGCAGCGTAACCCCATGGAAAAGCCCAGCGGTCTGGATGGCCCATGCGGCCCTTAGCAGTCCCGAAAAGCATGCTTTTGCCGAGAAGCTGGCGCGCGGTGGCACAGCCCAGGCCGGTGCTGAAACAGATCCGGTTCGCCTGTGGCTGGATGACTGGCAACTCCGGGAAACGGCACCGGGCGTGTTCGCAGTGAACGCCGGTGATGATGGGTTTCAGTACTGGCTGGAAGTAACGCTTCGTGAACCGCCCACGGACGCCATGGTGCTCCACGGATCGAACGGCTTCAGTGCGAAGTCCCAGGAGGGACAGGGCTCCATGTACTTCAGTTTTGTCGACATGGCGGTCCGTGGCCGCATTCAGTTCGGCGCAGAAATGCTGGAGGTGACCGGCACAGCCTGGCTTGACCGGGAGTGGAGCAGCCAGCTGCTGGGTCGTAGCCAAAAGGGTTGGGACTGGTTTTCGATGCATCTGGACGACAACTCGGAGCTTATGGTGTTTCAGCTACGGGGATCGCCTGTTTTTCAGTCCGGAACCCTGATTCAAGCGGACGGCACAGTGATACCTTTAAGCCCGGCCCAGATCGAACTTCTACCGAATGAAACACGAGAGACAGAAACCGGCGAAGTGCCAGCTGAGTGGCTCATACAGATTCCGGACTACGGACTGGATTTAACCGTGAACTCGTGGCCGGGCGAGTACTGGAACCGAGGTCTGGTGCCCTACTGGGAAGGCCCGATTGATGTTTCAGGCTCACACACCGGGGAAGGCTTTCTCGAAATGACCGGATACAGCTCCGCGAAGGACTGA
- a CDS encoding saccharopine dehydrogenase family protein, with protein MSEPQYDLVVFGATSFVGQILSRYLTENFGTKGDLKWAAAGRSQAKLDELKRSLGRKATELPLLVADAADEGSLATLCSKTRVVISTVGPYALYGEPLVKVCAETGTDYCDLTGEVQWIKKMIERYEATAIASGARIVHCCGFDSIPSDMGVFFLQQQARERFDEPCTRVKMRVKAAKGGMSGGTVASLMNVVKEAAGNPGLRKELANPYSLCPPNHSFIARQPNLKSGAFDEDFNAWITPFIMAAINTRVVHRSNALMGKAYGSGFIYEEAMLTGRGVKGRMAAYGIAGAIGSFMVASVMKPSRWVLERFMLPKPGEGPSLEAQKAGFFDIRFVGKTASGKTLRAKVTGDQDPGYGSTGKMLGQAGVCLALDLPKVEKAGGFWTPSTAFGDKLLTRLTRYSGLKFEVLES; from the coding sequence ATGAGCGAACCACAATACGACTTGGTTGTTTTCGGAGCGACCAGCTTTGTTGGCCAGATACTGAGCCGCTATCTCACTGAGAACTTCGGTACCAAGGGAGACCTGAAATGGGCCGCCGCAGGACGCTCACAGGCCAAGCTTGACGAACTTAAGCGCTCACTTGGCAGAAAGGCGACCGAGTTGCCTTTACTGGTTGCTGACGCGGCTGACGAAGGCAGCCTGGCCACACTGTGTTCGAAAACCCGGGTTGTCATCTCAACGGTTGGCCCTTACGCCCTCTACGGCGAGCCTTTGGTCAAGGTTTGTGCTGAAACCGGTACGGACTATTGCGACCTCACAGGCGAGGTGCAGTGGATAAAGAAGATGATCGAGCGGTATGAAGCCACCGCTATCGCGTCGGGGGCAAGGATCGTACATTGCTGTGGATTCGACTCTATCCCGTCGGACATGGGCGTGTTCTTTCTGCAACAGCAGGCGCGTGAGCGTTTCGACGAGCCGTGCACACGTGTAAAAATGCGGGTCAAAGCTGCAAAAGGCGGCATGTCGGGCGGTACTGTGGCCAGTCTGATGAATGTCGTTAAAGAAGCGGCTGGTAATCCTGGATTACGCAAAGAACTGGCCAACCCCTATTCGCTGTGTCCACCGAATCATTCGTTCATTGCTCGCCAGCCGAACCTGAAGTCCGGCGCCTTCGACGAAGACTTCAATGCCTGGATCACACCATTCATCATGGCGGCGATAAACACCCGCGTGGTGCATCGCTCCAATGCACTCATGGGTAAAGCCTACGGCAGCGGTTTTATCTATGAAGAGGCCATGCTGACAGGACGAGGCGTCAAAGGGCGCATGGCGGCTTACGGTATTGCCGGCGCAATCGGCAGTTTCATGGTTGCATCGGTGATGAAACCGTCACGGTGGGTGCTGGAGCGCTTCATGCTACCCAAGCCCGGGGAAGGCCCGAGTCTGGAAGCGCAAAAGGCCGGCTTCTTCGATATCCGGTTCGTGGGAAAGACAGCCAGTGGCAAGACACTACGGGCAAAAGTGACCGGTGATCAGGATCCGGGTTACGGTTCGACCGGGAAGATGTTGGGCCAGGCCGGTGTCTGCCTGGCATTGGACTTACCGAAGGTCGAGAAGGCCGGTGGTTTCTGGACCCCATCCACTGCTTTTGGCGACAAACTGCTGACACGCCTAACCAGGTATTCAGGCCTCAAGTTCGAAGTTCTGGAGAGTTAG